The sequence TCCACTACGAGCTGTTCGGCAGCGGAGAGAAGACGGTGTTCTTCCTTCCCACCTGGTCGATCATCCACTCACGCCACTGGAAGGCGCAGATCCCCTACTTCGCGCGCCACCACCGCGTGCTGACGTTCGACGGGAGGGGAAACGGCCTGTCGGACCGGCCGGAGGATCCATCCGCCTACCGCGAGGAGGAGTTCGCGGCCGACGCGCTGGCCGTGATGGACGCCACCGGGACCGAGCGGGCCGTGCTGGTTTCGCTGTCGCTGGGCTCGATGCGCGCGCTGCACCTTGCCGCCGGCCACCCCGAGCGGATCACGGGCGCGGCGTTCATTGCGCCCTCGGCGCCGCTCGCACCGCCCCATCCCGAGCGCGCCGTCCACCCCTTCGACGAGCCGGTGGAGACGGAGGAGGGTTGGGCGAAGTACAACGCGCACTACTGGCGGAAGGACTACCCCGGTTTCCTGGAGTTCTTCTTCTCCCGGATGTTCAACGAGCCGCACTCGACCAAGCAGGTCGAGGACTGCGTAGGCTGGGGGCTGGAGACGGGACCAGAGACGCTCATCGCCTCCGCGACGGCGGGGGGGGCGAGCCGGGAAGAGGTGCTCGCGCTCTGCAGCCGGGTCCGGTGCCCGGTGCTCGTGGTTCACGGCGACCGCGACGAGATCAGCCCGCACGCGCGCGGGGCCGAGCTGGCACGCGCCACCGGCGGCAGCCTGGTCACGCTGGAGGGCTCCGGGCACGGGCCGCACGCGCGCGACCCCGTGCAGGTGAACCTCCTGCTGCGGGACTTCGTGGACGGAGGCCCGCGGCCACCGGCCGTCTGGACGCGCGGGCGGAGGCGGCGGAAGCGCGCGCTCTACGTCTCCTCCCCCATCGGCCTCGGGCACGCGCAGCGCGACGTCGCGATCGCCCGCGAGCTGCGCCGCCTGGTTCCGGGGCTGGAGATCGAATGGCTGGCGCAGGACCCGGTCACGCGCGTGCTGGAGGCGGAGGGCGAGCGAATCCACCCCGCGAGCGCGCACCTGGCCAACGAGTCGCGCCACATCGAGAGCGAGTCGGCCGGGCACGACCTGCACGTGTTCCAGGCGTGGCGGCGCATGGACGAGATCCTCCTGACCAACTTCATGGTCTTTCACGACCTGGTCCGGGAGGAGCCCTACGATCTCTGGATCGGGGACGAGGCCTGGGAGCTCGACTACTACCTGCACGAGAACCCGGAGCTGAAGCGCGCCGCCTACGTGTGGCTCAGCGACTTCGTCGGATGGCTCCCCATGCCCGACGGCGGCGAGCGTGAGGCCAGCCTCACGGCCGACTACAACGCGGAGATGATCGCCCACATCGCCCGCTACCCGCGCGTGCGCGACCGGGCGCTCTTCGTGGGCGATCCGGACGACATCGTCCCCGAGCGCTTCGGACCCGGCCTCCCCCTGATCCACGACTGGACGGAGGAGCACT is a genomic window of Longimicrobiaceae bacterium containing:
- a CDS encoding alpha/beta fold hydrolase; this translates as MRAREPDRTGYVDRGGVRLHYELFGSGEKTVFFLPTWSIIHSRHWKAQIPYFARHHRVLTFDGRGNGLSDRPEDPSAYREEEFAADALAVMDATGTERAVLVSLSLGSMRALHLAAGHPERITGAAFIAPSAPLAPPHPERAVHPFDEPVETEEGWAKYNAHYWRKDYPGFLEFFFSRMFNEPHSTKQVEDCVGWGLETGPETLIASATAGGASREEVLALCSRVRCPVLVVHGDRDEISPHARGAELARATGGSLVTLEGSGHGPHARDPVQVNLLLRDFVDGGPRPPAVWTRGRRRRKRALYVSSPIGLGHAQRDVAIARELRRLVPGLEIEWLAQDPVTRVLEAEGERIHPASAHLANESRHIESESAGHDLHVFQAWRRMDEILLTNFMVFHDLVREEPYDLWIGDEAWELDYYLHENPELKRAAYVWLSDFVGWLPMPDGGEREASLTADYNAEMIAHIARYPRVRDRALFVGDPDDIVPERFGPGLPLIHDWTEEHFAFSGYVSGFDPAQLPARDALRAELGYAPDEQVCVVTVGGSGVGGHLLRRVIAAFDEAKRQVPALRMVVIAGPRIDPASLPTREGLEVRSYVHNLYRHLAACDLAVVQGGLTTTMELTASGRPFLYFPLRHHCEQNFHVHHRLQRYGAGRRMDFETATPAVIADAIAMEIGREVHYRPVETGGARRAAEMIAELL